The Streptococcus sp. S5 genome contains a region encoding:
- a CDS encoding flippase, translated as MKVLKNYAYNLSYQLLVIILPIITTPYVTRVFSSNDLGSYGYFNSIVTYFILLATLGVANYGTKEISGHRKDIQKNFWGIYTLQLGATFVSILLYVLLCLALPSMQNPVAYILGLSLVSKGLDISWLFQGLEDFRKITVRNITVKLVGVISIFLFVKSANDLYLYVFLLTIFELLGQLSMWLPAREFIGKAHFDLAYARVHLKPVILLFLPQIAISLYVTLDRTMLGALASTKDVGIYDQALKLVNILLTLVTSLGSVMLPRVASLLASGDHKAVNKMHQMSFLIYNLVIFPIIAGMLIVNDDFVRFFLGKDFQDARYAIAIMIFRMFFIGWTNIMGIQILIPHDKNKEFMLSTTIPAIVSVGLNVLFLPHFGFIGAAIVSVLTESLVWLIQLYYTRHYLKEVPIIGSMTKIMFASALMYGLLLLVKPFLHFTPTLNVLVYAVLGGIIYLIAILSLRVVDVKELKQIFKK; from the coding sequence ATGAAAGTTCTTAAAAATTACGCCTATAATCTCTCCTACCAGTTGCTGGTGATTATCTTGCCGATTATCACAACCCCTTATGTGACGCGGGTCTTTAGCTCGAATGACTTAGGAAGCTATGGTTATTTCAACTCTATCGTCACCTATTTTATTCTTTTGGCGACCTTGGGAGTGGCTAACTACGGAACCAAGGAGATTTCAGGACACCGCAAAGACATCCAAAAGAATTTCTGGGGGATTTATACCCTCCAATTGGGAGCGACCTTTGTGTCCATCCTGCTCTATGTCTTGCTGTGCTTGGCGCTTCCTTCCATGCAAAACCCTGTGGCCTATATCTTAGGGCTCAGTTTGGTTTCAAAGGGACTCGATATCTCCTGGCTCTTTCAGGGATTAGAGGATTTTCGTAAGATTACCGTTCGAAATATCACGGTCAAATTGGTTGGAGTCATCTCCATCTTCTTGTTTGTCAAATCTGCCAATGATCTGTATCTCTATGTATTCTTGCTCACCATCTTTGAGCTCTTAGGTCAGCTCAGTATGTGGCTACCTGCTCGTGAGTTCATTGGGAAAGCCCATTTTGATTTGGCTTATGCACGGGTGCATTTAAAACCGGTCATTCTGCTCTTTTTACCGCAGATTGCCATTTCCCTCTATGTCACCTTGGATCGAACTATGCTGGGTGCTCTCGCCTCTACAAAGGATGTAGGGATTTATGACCAGGCCTTGAAATTGGTTAATATTTTGCTGACCCTTGTGACGTCTTTAGGAAGTGTCATGCTTCCGCGCGTGGCGAGTCTCTTGGCTTCAGGAGATCACAAGGCGGTTAATAAGATGCACCAAATGTCCTTTTTGATCTATAATTTGGTCATCTTCCCAATCATCGCGGGTATGCTGATCGTCAACGATGACTTTGTTCGATTCTTCTTAGGGAAGGATTTCCAAGATGCTCGCTATGCCATCGCTATCATGATCTTCCGCATGTTCTTTATCGGATGGACCAATATCATGGGGATTCAAATTCTCATTCCACATGATAAGAACAAAGAATTTATGCTGTCAACTACGATTCCTGCTATCGTCAGTGTCGGGTTGAATGTGCTCTTCTTACCTCATTTTGGTTTTATTGGTGCAGCCATTGTATCCGTCTTAACAGAATCCTTGGTATGGCTGATTCAACTGTACTATACCCGTCATTACCTCAAGGAAGTTCCAATTATCGGGTCTATGACAAAAATTATGTTTGCATCTGCTCTGATGTATGGCCTCTTGCTACTTGTAAAACCATTCCTACATTTCACCCCTACCCTGAACGTACTCGTGTATGCGGTGCTTGGTGGGATCATTTATCTGATCGCTATCCTATCTCTGAGAGTGGTAGATGTGAAAGAATTAAAACAAATATTTAAGAAATAA
- the glf gene encoding UDP-galactopyranose mutase — MYDYLIVGAGLSGAIFAHEATKRGKKVKVIDKRDHIGGNIYCEEVEGINVHKYGAHIFHTSNKKVWDYVNQFAEFNNYINSPVANYKGSLYNLPFNMNTFYAMWGTKTPQEVKDKIAEQTADMKDVEPKNLEEQAIKLIGPDIYEKLIKGYTEKQWGRSATDLPPFIIKRLPVRLTFDNNYFNDRYQGIPIGGYNVIIENMLGDVEVELGVDFFANREELEASADKVVFTGMIDQYFDYKHGELEYRSLRFEHEVLDEENHQGNAVVNYTEREIPYTRIIEHKHFEYGTQPKTVITREYPADWKRGDEPYYPINDEKNNAMFAKYQEEAAKNDKVIFCGRLADYKYYDMHVVIERALEVVANEFD; from the coding sequence ATGTACGATTATCTAATTGTTGGTGCTGGTTTGTCTGGAGCCATTTTCGCACATGAAGCTACAAAACGTGGCAAAAAAGTAAAAGTGATTGACAAGCGAGATCACATCGGTGGAAATATCTACTGCGAAGAGGTTGAAGGTATCAACGTCCATAAGTACGGTGCCCACATTTTCCATACGTCCAACAAAAAAGTGTGGGACTATGTCAACCAGTTCGCTGAATTCAATAACTATATCAACTCACCAGTAGCTAACTACAAGGGCAGTCTGTACAATCTTCCCTTTAACATGAATACCTTCTACGCTATGTGGGGAACCAAGACTCCTCAAGAAGTCAAGGACAAGATTGCCGAGCAAACAGCTGACATGAAAGATGTTGAACCGAAAAACCTGGAAGAACAAGCTATCAAATTGATCGGTCCAGATATCTACGAAAAGTTGATTAAGGGCTACACTGAAAAACAATGGGGACGTTCTGCCACAGACCTTCCACCCTTTATCATCAAACGTCTACCAGTTCGTTTGACCTTTGATAATAACTACTTTAATGACCGTTACCAAGGGATTCCAATCGGTGGTTACAATGTCATCATTGAAAACATGCTGGGTGATGTGGAAGTAGAACTTGGCGTTGACTTCTTTGCCAATCGTGAAGAACTTGAAGCTTCAGCGGATAAAGTTGTCTTTACAGGAATGATTGACCAGTACTTTGACTACAAACATGGGGAATTGGAATATCGTAGCTTGCGCTTCGAACACGAAGTCTTGGATGAGGAAAACCATCAAGGGAATGCGGTCGTCAACTATACAGAGCGTGAGATTCCTTATACTCGGATCATCGAGCATAAGCACTTCGAGTATGGTACACAACCTAAGACAGTCATCACACGTGAATACCCTGCTGACTGGAAACGTGGGGATGAACCCTACTACCCAATCAATGATGAAAAGAACAATGCTATGTTTGCCAAGTACCAAGAAGAAGCAGCAAAAAATGACAAGGTCATTTTCTGTGGACGCCTAGCAGACTATAAATACTACGACATGCACGTGGTTATTGAGCGTGCTCTAGAAGTCGTAGCAAATGAGTTTGATTGA